One Carcharodon carcharias isolate sCarCar2 chromosome 1, sCarCar2.pri, whole genome shotgun sequence DNA window includes the following coding sequences:
- the LOC121286655 gene encoding zinc finger protein 774-like, which produces MEKPWKCGYCGKGFSYPSQIENHRRSHTGERPFSCSICEEEFTQKSSLLTHQRIHTGERPFVCSECGKGFTQSASLRRHQRVHTGKRPYTCSVCGKGFTQSANFLRHQRIHTGEKPFTCSMCGKGFIQSSELLTHQRVHTEERPFQCSDCRKRFKSTKQLLAHQRTHTGERPFTCSVCAKGFTRSSTLLTHQQVHTGEKTFICPQCGKGCITSSHLLIHQRVHTGERPFTCSMCGKGFIQSSHLQKHRRVHK; this is translated from the coding sequence atggagaaaccatggaaatgtggatattgtgggaaaggattcagctACCCATCCCAGATAGAAaatcatcgacgcagtcacaccggggagagacctttCAGCTGCTCCATTTGTGAGGAAGAATTTACTCAGAAATCCAGCCTTTTGACACACcaacgaattcacactggggagagaccattcgtctgctctgaatgtgggaaagGATTTACTCAATCAGCCAGCCTgcggagacaccagcgagttcacactgggaagagaccgtatacctgctccgtgtgtgggaagggattcactcagtcagccaACTTTCTGAGAcatcagcgaattcacactggagagaagccattcacctgctccatgtgtgggaaaggatttatTCAGTCATCTGAGcttctgacacaccagcgagttcacactgaggagagacctttTCAATGCTCTGACTGTCGGAAACGCTTTAAAAGTACAAAGCAGCTCCTTGCCCAtcagcgcactcacactggggagaggccattcacctgctccgtttGTGCAAAGGGATTCACTCGTTCATCCACCTTactgacacaccagcaagttcacactggggagaagacATTCATCTGTcctcagtgtgggaagggatgcATTACTTCATCCCACCTACTGatacaccagcgggttcacactggagagaggccgttcacctgttcaatgtgtgggaagggattcattcagtcatCACACCTCCAGAAACACCGGAGAGTTCACAAGTGA